A single Hippocampus zosterae strain Florida chromosome 1, ASM2543408v3, whole genome shotgun sequence DNA region contains:
- the rgs14b gene encoding regulator of G-protein signaling 14: protein MAKNVNSRGIPVGHMSLAVSDGELNMAARSSTGSSSSLPGTPGGEACVLSWAVSFEKLLEDTSGVNYFTAFLKSEVSAENILFWQACEKFKKIPATSLEELKVRARSIYETYLSESAPHSVNIDDTAKKDEKDLEQPTPDMFDKAQAQIFKLMKMDSYRRFVRSPLYKSCTLASVEGKRLPPLSAEPFRTVSWEDVANRSLNLSDKKSKAEEGTFPAGKSIKPRQKRGSWGDAPHSNVYLYHREHKAVKSSSNVELDSLYRAAENGQSCPRSPEQAGISRGHCGMEGGYCCVYLPDGSASLAPTPYGQPIREMLASLCEKRGFSLKDVFIYLQGMDKPLSLDQDCSVLRDQQVLLELRVMFVLENAFTGKTGGIMAKSSKTLQDALSTVLQKHSLKPHEAQVTMVGSDKTVNMNTTVFRLANKMLRLDRARGRDPSNITRASGTAFATQAGSGDLDTRLSPPTDKEKTSPKPSKNPDMDGFLDMLTRAQCCRVDDQRGLLTKEQLEVPLFLQLPADHGKEPRSEESSTSASSTAHPDKVTEGSQPMTSAESEHKDLRETSV from the exons atggcaaaaaatgttaattctCGAGGGATTCCTGTTGGCCACATG AGCCTTGCGGTCTCGGATGGAG agttGAATATGGCTGCACGGAGCAGTACAGGCagcagctccagcctccctgggACCCCGGGCGGCGAGGCATGTGTGCTCAGCTGGGCTGTCTCTTTTGAGAAGCTGTTGGAAGACACCAGTGGAGTCAATTACTTTACA GCCTTTCTGAAATCGGAGGTGAGTGCAGAGAACATATTATTCTGGCAAGCGTGTGAAAAGTTCAAGAAGATCCCAGCTACATCATTGGAGGAG CTGAAGGTGAGAGCTCGCTCCATCTATGAAACGTACTTGTCTGAAAGTGCTCCCCACTCTGTCAACATCGATGACACggccaaaaaagatgaaaaagactTGGAGCAACCAACTCCCGATATGTTTGACAAGGCTCAAGCACAG ATATTTAAGTTGATGAAGATGGACAGCTACAGACGATTTGTGCGCTCTCCTCTCTACAAAAGCTGCACTTTGGCAAGTGTAGAAGGCAAACGTTTACCTCCGCTCTCTGCAGAACCTTTTCGCACGGTCTCCTGGGAGGATGTGGCCAATCGAAGCCTCAACTTAAGTGACAAAAAG AGCAAGGCAGAGGAAGGCACTTTTCCAGCCGGCAAGAGCATCAAACCGCGACAAAAAAGAGGGTCCTGGGGAG ATGCCCCCCACAGCAATGTTTATCTTTATCACAGAGAGCATAAAGCTGTCAAGTCGAGCAGTAATGTGGAGCTTGACTCCCTCTACAGGGCAGCAGAG AACGGCCAATCGTGTCCTCGCTCCCCAGAGCAAGCTGGCATTTCAAGAGGACACTGTGGGATGGAAGGCGGCTATTGTTGCGTCTACCTGCCTGATGGTAGTGCCTCCTTGGCTCCGACCCCTTATGGCCAGCCCATCAGAGAGATGCTAGCCAGCCTATGTGAGAAAAGAGGCTTCTCGCTAAAAGATGTCTTCATTTACCTTCAAGGCATGGACAAG CCATTATCACTGGACCAAGACTGCTCGGTACTGAGAGATCAGCAGGTTTTGCTTGAGCTTCGGGTGATGTTTGT actggaaaatgcatttactgGAAAGACTGGTGGAATCATGGCAAAGTCAAGCAAGACACTGCAGGATGCCCTATCCACAGTGTTACAAAAACATAGCCTAAAGCCTCACGAGGCCCAGGTTACCATG GTTGGGAGTGACAAGACTGTGAACATGAACACTACGGTGTTCAGACTAGCCAATAAGATGCTCCGGCTTGACAGAGCAAGAG GAAGAGAcccgagcaacatcaccagagcCAGTGGAACTGCATTTGCCACACAG GCAGGGTCAGGTGATCTGGATACCCGGTTGTCCCCTCCGACTGACAAAGAAAAGACTTCACCAAAGCCCAGTAAGAACCCCGACATGGATG GGTTTCTGGACATGCTGACGAGGGCCCAGTGCTGCAGGGTCGACGACCAGCGAGGTCTGCTCACCAAAGAGCAGCTCGAGGTTCCTCTGTTCCTTCAGCTACCCGCAGACCACGGAAAAGAGCCGCGGTCCGAAGAGTCGAGCACGAGCGCCTCTTCAACTGCACATCCAGACAAGGTCACAGAGGGCTCACAACCCATGACCTCAGCCGAATCTGAACACAAAGATTTGCGGGAAACATCTGTATGA
- the arl3l1 gene encoding ADP ribosylation factor like GTPase 3, like 1, which produces MGEAQKGSGVIQPQGLLSVIEKLKGSSEQEVRIVLLGLDNAGKTTLLKSLASEDVNTITPTQGFNIKSVASHGMKLNVWDIGGQRKIRPFWKKYLENTDLLIYVIDSADKKRFEETGLELSELIDEENLKGVPVLIFANKQDLATASPASEIAEGLNLHTYRDREWQIQACSAVSGEGVQDGMNWICNNIMNKKK; this is translated from the exons ATGGGAGAAGCTCAGAAGGGTAGTGGTGTGATCCAACCACAG GGCTTACTCTCCGTCATTGAGAAACTAAAAGGAAGCAGCGAGCAGGAAGTGCGAATAGTTCTTCTGGGCTTGGACAACGCCGGCAAGACTACGCTGCTCAAGAGCCTCGCCTCTGAAGATGTCAACACGATCACACCCACGCAG GGCTTCAACATCAAGAGCGTTGCCTCTCATGGGATGAAGCTCAATGTGTGGGATATCGGAGGGCAGAGGAAAATCAGACCTTTCTGGAAAAAGTATCTGGAAAACACTGATCTGTTG atttatgTTATTGACAGTGCAGACAAAAAGCGATTTGAAGAAACTGGACTG GAGTTATCCGAGCTGATAGATGAGGAGAACCTGAAAGGCGTTCCGGTGCTCATCTTTGCTAATAAGCAAGATTTGGCCACAGCATCACCGGCCAGCGAGATCGCCGAAGGACTCAACCTTCATACGTACAGAGACCGTGAGTGGCAGATTCAGGCCTGCTCGGCCGTGTCTGGAGAAGGAGTTCAG GACGGGATGAACTGGATTTGCAACAACATCATGAATAAGAAGAAATGA